Genomic window (Algiphilus sp.):
CCCGCCTCCAGCAGGGTCCGCGACTGTGCCAGCAGATGCGCGTAGGTACGCTCGGTCCGGCCGGCGGCGTAGAGTCCGCCGCCGACCTCGCTGCCCGTCCGGGCGCCGGCGTCGAGACCGTGCAGGCGTTTGCGCTCGACATCGGACCGCAGGCGCAGGAATCGGGCCTGTGGAATCAGCGCGCTGCTCAGGTGCGTCTTGCCGGAACCGGACAGGCCCCGGGCAATGATCAGCGAAGGCTTACCGGCAGGCACGGCATAGCGGTGCGCCAGACGGACATGCCGCTCGAACCGGCCGAGTGCTGCGTCGCGCTCGCGTTCCGTGCCGGCCTGGTCGACGCTCAGCGCGGCGACCTTCGCCCGCACCATCGAGCGATAGGCCCGGAACAGTGGCAGCAGCGCCACGCCGTCGTACTCGCCGCTGGCCGCGAGATAGGCGTTCAGGAATAGCTGTGCCAGATCCGGACGGCCCCGGTCATCCAGGTCCATGAGCAGAAAGGCGACGTCGTTGAGGACATCGATCCAGCGCAGCTCGTCATTGAACTCGATGCAGTCGAAGACGACGATCCCGCCGTCGCGCCAGATCATGTTGCTCAGGTGCAGGTCGCCATGACACTCGCGCACGTGTCCGTCCGCCAGCCGGGATTCGATCATCGGACCCAGCCGGTCCAGCTCGGCCGTCGTCCAGCGCGCCAGCTCGGCCAGCATCCCGCCCAGCTCCGCGCCGTCCGGGCCGGCACCCAGCGTCGCGAAGTTCTCGTCACAGTATCGGCGCAGCGCCGACAGGCCACCGAGCGCCGAATCCCCGCCGGCAACGGCCGCGCCGGCGTGGAAGTCGGCGAGCGAACCGGCGAGCTGCGAGAACGCCTCGGGCGGGACATCGCCGCGCGTCATGGCCGCTTCCAGCTCGCTGGCCTGGTCGAAGCGGCGCATCTTCACGCAGTACTCGAACGCCGGCGACGCGCCGGGCCGGGGGTCGGCGGCATCGCCGCCGATGGCGAGCACTTCCAGATAGAGCTCGGGTG
Coding sequences:
- a CDS encoding bifunctional aminoglycoside phosphotransferase/ATP-binding protein; the protein is MTTRDTANGDALRALLGTLQGEPQRLGEPAGAEARCIETHLSLVLLAGEHAYKFKKPLAFDFVDFSTLEKRRYYCEEELRLNRRLAPELYLEVLAIGGDAADPRPGASPAFEYCVKMRRFDQASELEAAMTRGDVPPEAFSQLAGSLADFHAGAAVAGGDSALGGLSALRRYCDENFATLGAGPDGAELGGMLAELARWTTAELDRLGPMIESRLADGHVRECHGDLHLSNMIWRDGGIVVFDCIEFNDELRWIDVLNDVAFLLMDLDDRGRPDLAQLFLNAYLAASGEYDGVALLPLFRAYRSMVRAKVAALSVDQAGTERERDAALGRFERHVRLAHRYAVPAGKPSLIIARGLSGSGKTHLSSALIPQARFLRLRSDVERKRLHGLDAGARTGSEVGGGLYAAGRTERTYAHLLAQSRTLLEAGHSTLVDATFLTRAQRAPFIALARAMACPIHILDCTAPEAVLRERVGERTARGTDTSEADTAVLAHQLGAVEPLDEAEAALAVPVDTSTAYDLAAIRCALELPAID